The DNA window CGTCCTCGAAGAGTATGGGCCAGAGCAAGGATAATTCCAATCATGGCAATCAAGGATCCGACTTGGATCATGGTCCATGTAGACCAGTACAAAGAAATAAGATCCTCGCCATCACAAAACTGGAGTGCCAAGATGCAATACGCCTCCATGACAACGATGACGGTTGACACAGAGACACATCCAAGACACATGAAAACAGATTGCCGTATACGTTTCGTTCGAGCCGAAGGGTTATGAGCAAGCTTCTCGGTAGCTGCTTGAGCTCTGTTATCGTTAGATGAGTCGTAAATATCAAAGATTGATAACATACCGGATATAAGTCCAAGACGCGATGAAAAGAACTAGTAGGTTGGACACAAACATGGTCCAGTAGATAATCTTGAACTGCCATCGTACCAGATGAGAAGCAAAGCTAGCATATTGGACACAGAGCTCAGGGTTAGGGTCTTGTCGAGTAAATAGGGAAGACATGATAATGTTTGATGGTGAAGTCTGGTGAAGAAAGGGAAACAGTCTGGATCAAATGGAAGAACCCAGGGGTCCTTATACCTGGGGGAATGGAATCTCTGAACAGGCGGCCTTGGCGAGAATCAGAGTGTCTGTGATATGGAACACAAAAAGTAAAAGACCCGCTTACTATTGAGTCTGAGCATGCCTTGGTTCATAGAGTACGCGCAATAGCACATCTTGGTGTTGCGTGCCAAGAACGCCCAAGAAGCGATCATCCTTGATAGTACTAGGCATAGCTTGTGTTTGCTTGTCACTGTAGACTCAACTATCCGTCTTGGCTTTTGGGGTGAAAAAGGGGTGTTGGGTTTCTCCTTGTCCCTGGAGGAGGAGTGCCAAAAAAACACGAGGGAGTATGGATGATTTGATTGGGTTAGAGGGGGAGAGATCTGAGATTGTGTTACACCCAAGATCGGGCAGCTATCTTTTCTTTCCAAGGGTGTGTGCGGTTCAATTAGTTACTCCTTGCTTGAGCTTAGTTTGCGACTCGAGTAGAGACAGAGGTTCAAGTTGCCAAGGATTGAGGCAACTGAGGTCTGTGGGTACAAGGAGGTACGTATTGAGGCTGTGAAAGTTGTCATGCCAAGTCGGGGGCACTTTAGACTCAGACTAAGCCTGTAATCTCTCTTCCGCGGGAACAGACCTCCATCCCAAAGGTCAATCTAATCTGGTTTCTCTCTCTGGGGGTGCGGTTTCCAGGGGACCCTAGACATTATGACTGCCCGATAAGAACCCAACGACTCGGTTAAGCCCAGTAATTAAACTATTCATTTAAAGGCTGAaacgttttttttttttatcgcCCTGAAAGTGAAAAAGAATTCTAGAAATGATGAAAGAGGGAGCCAAGTACAAGGTATGTATCACAAGTCGTGGCATTTCCATGGTCGTGTCACTCTCTCAACACTTTTTTTTGCCCttttctcctcttttttcttctctcttgtcGTTACTGACTATTCCTCTCTTGATAAAACCCCAAACTCTAGCATTGCCGATCCGTCGCCAAGAACAGCCTTTCCCGCCCGCAATGGTGTGAATCAACGGCACTTGACCGCCACAAATGGACTCCAGAATCTAGACTTGCCTATCATGTTCCTCAGCTATAGATCTATAGCCTGAAATTGTTGTCCTCCGAGTGGTTGAATGAATAATACCCCATGATCTACGATTTAATACGACTCTACAACAAAAATCCACTTTATCTATCCaccacctacctacctgttcTTCCTATTCTCTCCTCCTCTACTTCATTCTATTCTATTATCGCCAAGCGTTGTGCAAACGTACAACGTCGCCGCGTAATCACGGAGTCCGAACACACACAAAGACGGGAATGCAAGGCATCCAAAAAGGCTCACTGCAGTTTTTAACGTTGGTTATCCCTAGAGAGGAGatttaacttttatttaacCTTATCAATTGTGTCACCAACGGTTTCCCAGGCATGTGAATTCTCTTGCATTCCCAATGTCGTCACTGTGTTCCTTATCAGGATCGTCATACAAATCCCACTTGGTCTCAAAATGACGAGTCAGCAATGTCGATCCTTGTGGCTATGCTTTCTTAACATCTTGAGTCATTGACGCGTCTGAGACATTTGATAATCGAAATGATTAAGCTTAAGCTTATCTTGATTTAACTTGTTCTTCAAAAGATCATCACATCGCGTCATTTAATTTTAAGTTCCGatgttctttttctctcgATTCACTATCGATTAGTTTGATTCAGAATCGTGACGTGTAAATGAGGAGGCTATGTAAGACTTACTGTGATACAGATTAATAGTCGTCATGTTCTGTGATACACTCGTAGTGTTACAAACATATGTTTGAGTAACAGTTTTGAAACTCATGGGTCCGCCGAGGTCACGAGGTATCaatataaagaaaactcCAAATCGGAGATTTAACTGCGGAGGTCCTGGTAAGCTTATTCCTCCATGGGGATTCCCTCCGTGGGGATACAACACAGACCCCACGGTCACCGCCTCAACTAGACAATGATCTACAGAACGAATAGATTCATGCTCCATAGGGGACCCAGAAGTAATGCCGAGTCACCTGATGCTACGGAGTACTGCCAAGGCGTTTGTTTTACCAAGAGGCATGGATTTATATCAAAGCGTAACTAGATACTCAATAAAGGATAATGATTGTGTTGATCAATGGTCCCGCGGGTAGACTCGGAATCCAGTCTCTGTGTGACGATTATCCAAACTTCTGATCACTCCAGTGGGTAAGAGAAAAGCCGGCCTCTAGACTTTGGGGGACTTTGTCGTTGTACGTGATTTTTAAAGTCTGATACTGACTTCGTCCCTCACTCGGGAGTTAAGACTCACTAGTGGCGAACCCTATGAAGCAATCGTATTTTCACGCCCACAAGGGACTTGAGGGCACAAAGGAAAAGTATCTACAAATTATAATTCAAGTAGCATAAACCGACCTTCTCATTCCGTCTCTCATGTTTTTAGCGGCCAATCTTTCTTCTCGTATCCTAGTCTAGCTACTTAAATCTTGCAAAAAAATCTCAAGTGCTTTTTCTGATCTCAGTCGGGTTGGGTGGTCCTCTGCTAATGATACCCTTTGAACTGCAACTACATGCTCTAGCAGCTGTATTGCATCTTGGATCTGTCCATTATCCCTATATGCTAATGCAAGATTATGCTGTGATGCAAGTTGGTCTGGGTGGTCCTCTGCTAATGATACCCTTTGAACTGCAACTACATGCTCTAGTAGCTGTATTGCATCTTGGATCTGTccattttttttatatactgATGCAAGAACGTGTTGTGATGCAAGTCGGCTTGGGTGATCCTCTGATAATGTCTTTTTAACTGCAACCACATGCTCTAGCAGCTGTACTGCTTCCTTGATCTGTCCGTTGTCTTTATATGCTGATGCAAGAACGTGTTGTGATGCAAGTCGGCTTGGGTGATCCTCTGCTAATGTCTTTTGAACTGTAACCACGTGCTCTAGCAGCTGTACTGCTTCCTTGATCTGTCTATTATCCCTATATGCTAATGCAAGAGAATGCTGTGATTTCAGTCGATCTGGACTATCCTCTGGCAACATATTTTGGATTGCAACAACATGCTCTAGCAGCTCTACAGCCTGTCTTATTTTTCCATCTTGACGCAGGCATCGGCCAACCCAGTATCCCAGGTCACATGCTTTTTGACTCTTGTTGCTGTCCAAACTTCTGAGGAGCCGAAGCGCATGCGGCAGATACTGCCGCCACACCTCACGATTCTCCCAATCATCGGTTGGAAAGACCTTGGCCACATGTTCAAAGGCCAACTGCTGTGTTCTATTCTCGTGACCCTCGTCTCGAATCCATATTTGAGTAGCCAGGTGTACGAGGCTGTGCATGTCGAACATATCGCTGTCTTCTCGTCGATTGAAGAAGCCATAGCTGCAAAGAGTACCGATAGCGCTTGTCATACTTTGTTCAGATTCCAAGCGCGGTAACAAGGCTCGAGGTATAGCTTTCGGCTCGAGGCATGCCACGAACGAAAGTAGTTTTGCAGCATCCTCATGTGAAGCACGGATCTGTTTGAAAGATACAATCCAAGTCGTAAGAACAGCGCCTTGGCGGTTAGTGTAGTGAGTGCTGTCATAAACTCCGACACTGAGCAGCTCTATCTTATCCCGGCTTGTGTTTTGGAGCAGCCGTAAATACTCCTTGATTGGGATCTTGCTGGTATTCATGTATGCTGAAGCCTGTGTGATTGCAAGCGGTAGATAGGCGAGCTCTTGCAATAGTTTGTCGGCCATTGCGGTATCTTGCATTTGACCTTTCCTCTTTAATGAATTCTGGAGAAGGGCCCTAGCATCCTTCATATCCATACCAGTTAACTCATGGAAATTGGTCTGCGAAAAACTGGCGGCTATGTCGTGAGATCGTGTTGTCAGCAGGATGTACCCTTGCTCACAATCTGGAATGAATTGTGCAATCCCTCCTGCCCCTTGGCCACTTCCCGTACCATATAAAATCTCCTTGTCGTCGGCGTTGTCAATGATAAGAAACCACtttcctgcttcatctgagcCAAGGAAGTCCTTGAACGTTTCCCTTGGGTCCTTGTCTGCGGGGTGCTTGATTTTGAATACTTTGATCATTTCAATACATGACTGCTCAAAACTTGCTTTGCTCAGTGCAGATATCCAGATGACAGAATAGTGACTTTGGCTGTGATTCTTCGTAAGATGTGCCAGCTGGAGGGCGGTCTGGGTCTTGCCTGCGCCGCCCAAGCCAACGAGAGCGACTCGTGAACCATCGGAATGAGTAAACAGTAGCTTCTGAAGCTCACTGATCGC is part of the Fusarium poae strain DAOMC 252244 chromosome 4, whole genome shotgun sequence genome and encodes:
- a CDS encoding hypothetical protein (TransMembrane:4 (o32-55i76-101o113-135i147-165o)~BUSCO:41853at5125), which translates into the protein MSSLFTRQDPNPELCVQYASFASHLVRWQFKIIYWTMFVSNLLVLFIASWTYIRAQAATEKLAHNPSARTKRIRQSVFMCLGCVSVSTVIVVMEAYCILALQFCDGEDLISLYWSTWTMIQVGSLIAMIGIILALAHTLRGRQHPPWALALGTPVLVIAGFLHLFHDCTKKRIKNSRQRRKNDLDDMMGPPMSQANTISVNPDEEMDDDEYKAQVIGLTFDGGPIIRFIDAVPETLPEHAQLLGYCPKSKPIVMCKREAIQFLMDSPAQVPLSASPYRKGSR